ACAATCCGTATGCCTCGAACTGGTTAGAACGATTGCGACATATAAAAAGgcttcgaaatcgtgttttgcaagaaacaataaataataatccagACGGAACGACCGACGATTTATCGCCAAGATCGAATAAACGTGTTTATATGGATGATTTTACTGAATATACTACATGAATTGATTCCAATAAAAGCATTACATAAACGTTgttattaatgtaattcataTTCGCGTAAAAATATGTAAGTTTTTGATGCAATAATTAAGAACTCTTTATGTGAACTCTGGCTAATACAATTATTTTATAAGGAGAAATAGCTTTTTCTGTTGGATTGTGCATATAGCTTTCAGGACCGCTCTACTGATTTACAAAATAATGTGTACAGTCATACCTCACCATAGTAAGCAATTCTGCTTCACCATAGTAAGCATTATTATCCCCACCATTTTAATGCGCATCAAGGCCCGGATAATTGCTTTAGAAGGAGAACGGGAGATGATCGAGAAAGACAGAATGAAACCAGCTGGTTCTATACCCGAATGTCGCGCAAACGTGAAACGTAGGCCGTCTCGCTTTATCGTGCTTGCGTTCTCACTCTTTTCGCGCATCCATATGCCTGGTGCTCCATCTAAAACACGTGGTGCGATAATTCGACTTGCACTTTTTGCCCTATTGATTTTCACTACAGCTGCTATGATGTTCTTGTAGAGTTTCACTTCCTGATTAAGTATTCGAAAATCGAAATACTCTACCTTCttcagttttcgaaaaaaaaaaaacgagtttgtgTAAAAACCCAGAATTTTcaacaaaaatgaggtattactattattatcttatataaaaaatagaagagagtTTTCCGAATGTAGTGGTATacaatttgttaattgtttttaGTCCCAAATagctataaattaatgtcaaagtttaaaagtgTGTCGACGGGCGTAGTTCCTCcgtaatatttttgtatttttacaaaAAGTTCTTTgtccagcacgaaaactctacacATGATCAgattctgaagaagaaacgactTAATAGAAGTGTCGGTACGATTTACATTTCGAGCAGGTAAAGAAAATGCTTCACAAGCGTCAAGGACAGGTCGTAAAAGTGAAAGGGGCAAAGGGTAGCGGACTCGCAACGTGGGAGAGAAGACAGGTCATAAAGACAAATCGTAAAATTGATGAAAGGTCCAGATGCTGGTCTTTTTCTTTTGAAAGCCCTCATTGGCGAAGGCACTGCAATGTTAAAATTTCAGGAAACGCGTGAATGAGGCCTTTCAAGCTCGAACATCTCCCGTTTCCTTTCTAAAGCAACTGCGCGAACTTGGATGCGCATTAAAATGGTAGGGATAATAATGCTTACTATGGTGAAGCACACACACAGAATTGCTTACTATGGTGAAGCATGACTGTATTAGTCCAATTTTCTATTCCGGAGACATTAGTATCTCGCTTAAGTAATTAAACACAGATGAAGTTGCGAAACTCGAACACTTGTTATTTGAGGCTGATCGACACGGGCTTGGGTAAGTAATAGAATTATTCTATTTCGACAATCTCATAAGTTACTTACATTCGTTCGTATGTGCATGTGATACGAAACTcgatacaaaattatttacagattgtataataaatatcttAATTACGTCTTCTACGGACTCTAGATATTCGCCAAGCGTTTGGTTCCTCGTATTTATTGTAGAGCGGCTCCAGTCGTTGATTCTTCTTGAATTTACTCAGTTTGGTTGGGTCGCTGAACTTGAAGAAAGCTGGAGCAAACTCCACTAGCCATTTTGGATCTATGGTGGTCACTTCTCTCATGTACTCTTTGGTAGTTTGTACCAACTCGTGATAAATGACCTGtgacgaaacaaattattgatttCTCATTGCAAAATGATTGGAGAATTTTATTTTCGATTCACGTACCCATTCAGGTTGCCTATTGAACAAAGCACTGCTCGGATGAATGTAAACAACTTGACTGTCCACCAGTGTTCTATACCCTTCTTGAGGATCCTTTTTCGCAGCGTTCCTGAAGAAACCTGAGCACACAGCTTTCTGAATCCTCACGGTATTCTTCCCAGCAGACACAACGTCCAACTTATGCCTATTAAATAACACATAATAAATTAGTATTATttcacaaaattattaaaatgaaaatataattgctTACCTGTCCATGATACCCAAGAGCTGTTTGCGTACATCCTGTGCACGTTTCAAAGTCCTAATTTGTACAAAATTCTCATAGCACCAAGCGTTGCTAAATTTATTATTCCTCCAAGAATTATAAACCGCTAGTAGAGTTAAATGATCGCCTTCAGGCTGATTAAACTTTGCTTTCTTTTGATCTGCTAATGCTTGTTTATCCTTTGGCCTGTAGAACACATTTTGTACAGACAGCATGCTGACAATTGTTAATATCTCGTCAGAACATTGTAGGTGTACGCTCATGATCAACATCTTTGATAAGTTGGGCTCCAATGGGAACTCCGCCATTCTTCTACCCAATCTTGTCAAGAGACCTTCGTTATCTAAAGCACTTAGACTGTGCAAGGATTCCAAGGCCATGATAAGCGATTCCACAGGCGGCGCATCCATGAAATCAAAGTGCAATAGGTCATTGATGCCCATGGTCTTCAGTTGCAATacagtggtagctaaattggTGCGCTGGATCTCCGGAACTGGAGTGGGCAGCATTTCATCCCTGTAAGCTCTTTCAGTATAAAGCCTATAACATTTTCCTGGACCGGTTCTGCCGGCCCTTCCAGCTCTCTGTTTGGCAGCAGCTTGGCTGATCGGCGTCACTATCAGACTGTCCATTCCCGTCTTTGAATTGTATACCTTTTGTTTGACGAAGCCAGGATCCACTACATAATAAATACCATCGATAGTCAAGCTGGTCTCAGCTATATTCGTCGCTATTACCACCTTCCTAGAACCTGGCGGAGCTGGCTCGAATATCCTGGTTTGCATCTCAGAAGGCAACGCAGAATACACTGGCAGAATGATTAGTTCTGGAACATCAGGGCCCATAGACTTCATCCGTTCGTACAAAATTTCGCAAGCTGTGTCGATCTCCTCCTGACCAGTTAGGAAAAGTAATATGTCGCCTGGTGGCTCTCTCAAGTGAATCTGCATCACTGTAATCAGTGCAGCATCCAGGTAGTCAGTCTCCGGTTCCTTCGTGTACATCACCTCTACCTCAAACGTTCTGCCAGGAATAGTGAAGATTGGAGCTTCGAAAAAGTATTGTGAGAATTTCACAGCGTCCAGAGTGGCACTCGTGACGATGAGCTTGAGGTCTGGCCTTCTTCCTACTGCCTGCTTAAGCAAACCGAATAAGACATCGGTGTGAATCGTGCGTTCATGCGCCTCGTCCAACATTATAACGGAGTAAGTTTTCAGATCAAGGTCCATAAGGCATTCACGCAGCAGCATACCATCAGTCATGTACTTTATGTTGGTCTCCGGGCCGGTACAGTCTTCGAAACGAATCGTGTAGCCTACTTCTTGTCCCAAACGGCAACCAAATTCTTCAGCCACTCTTTTGGCGACTGACATAGCAGCCACTCTTCTGGGTTGAGTGCATCCGATCTTCCCACGAGCAGTGAACCCAGCCTCGGCCAAGTACTGTGTGATTTGGGTGGTCTTTCCTGAGCCTGTTTCGCCAATTACTATCAAAATTTGATTATCAGTGACTGCCTTTACTAGATCGTCTCTGAGCTTGTATATCGGCAGGCTCTGGCGCTGCTCTAACAAAGTTAGATTCGTTTTCTTCCCAAAAGACGACTTCTTGCCGCCTATCACGTGCTTCTTCCATTCAGGAAGGTCCTGGGTCTGCAAACCAATTCCTCGCATATTCGCTACCAGAGTCCTGCTCTCAGCTTCTGGCAAAGGGTCAATCCAATTCTTATTGAGGCCTGTCGGCACAGAGTCCATTTCTTGCTCTCTCTGCAGCATTTTCTGTTCCCTCCTCTCTTTCGCCAGAGCACTTTGCATCATTGCAGCTTGCGCCAAAGAACCATCAGGATTTTTAACAATGCGAACAGGACTTAGATCTCCAAGAGCCCGGCCGTGGCCATGCAGAAATGGCGGTTCCTCTTCCACTAGCTCGATTTCCACGTCCTCTTCCTCATCGTCCTCGCGTGGAAGAATTCCAGTTTCCATATCGAACTCTGGCAACTCGTTCCTGTCGATGCAAGACGCAGCAAGCATCTGCTTTATTTCCCACTTCTCGGGAGACGACAGCCTCTGCACACGCTTCCTGGAACAAGTCTCGTCCTCGTCCCAGTTGCCCTGTAGTTCCAGCAACGAAGTTGGTCTGTCGGGATTGCGCAAATGCTTCTCGTCTTCCTCAGTCTTAGCGACAGCCACCACTGGGTTCATATCTCTACCGGTTTCTTGATCGACGTCCTTCATGCTTAAAGAAACCTGAAACCATCACATTTTAGTCAAGGAAATTTAACAAAAAGAATAtaagaaaagaattaatataaaactgaTCTCTTGAAACGTCTACTTCGGGACGTCTTTAAAACGTTTTAAAGACGTAAACTTCAAACGTGGAAACAACGTTCAAGACGTAAATCTCAGACGTCGAAACAACGTTTCGGAACGTTTTTAAAACGTCTTAAGGACGTCTAGTTAAGGCTTCAAGACGTTCGgacctaaaatggacgtaaaatggCTCGTACCTTTTGTCCACCAATATTGAGAACCTTCACCAGAACTTTCTGGCCCCTAGAAACTACGTCACTGGCACTGGCAACTCTTCCTTCCCTTCGTAGTTGGGAAATATGAACAAGTCCCTCCCATCTGCGTTTCAAGCCTTCCAGTTGCACAAAGCAGCCAAAAGGGACAATATTGGCGACCTTCCCAGAGTAAATCTTCCCAACTTCTGGGTCCATAGACATTTCCTCGACGGATCTCGATCGGGATCTATCTGATCCATTTCTAAATGAAGAATGTCTACCAGAATGTCGGTCTTTGTGATCGCGGGATTTTCTGTCTCGTGATCTCGATCTTCTACGATCTTTCGACCTTCGCCTCTT
This genomic stretch from Megalopta genalis isolate 19385.01 chromosome 5, iyMegGena1_principal, whole genome shotgun sequence harbors:
- the LOC117227086 gene encoding ATP-dependent RNA helicase DHX8; this translates as MDEVAKLEHLSLVSKICTELENHLGLNDKDLAEFIIHLAEKNSTFDKFKKVLLENGAEFSESFMANLLRIIQHMKPSKPTPDKSALSAIKQDELAQKFPGLALPNEEPKVTDIKDLKDDDIVNNAMASLEELAPSHKKPSNENKKESEPLETDKKIKHSRRSRSKDRKRHRSRSSNRKEKRHRSRSHSRSRGRSRSRDRKRRRSKDRRRSRSRDRKSRDHKDRHSGRHSSFRNGSDRSRSRSVEEMSMDPEVGKIYSGKVANIVPFGCFVQLEGLKRRWEGLVHISQLRREGRVASASDVVSRGQKVLVKVLNIGGQKVSLSMKDVDQETGRDMNPVVAVAKTEEDEKHLRNPDRPTSLLELQGNWDEDETCSRKRVQRLSSPEKWEIKQMLAASCIDRNELPEFDMETGILPREDDEEEDVEIELVEEEPPFLHGHGRALGDLSPVRIVKNPDGSLAQAAMMQSALAKERREQKMLQREQEMDSVPTGLNKNWIDPLPEAESRTLVANMRGIGLQTQDLPEWKKHVIGGKKSSFGKKTNLTLLEQRQSLPIYKLRDDLVKAVTDNQILIVIGETGSGKTTQITQYLAEAGFTARGKIGCTQPRRVAAMSVAKRVAEEFGCRLGQEVGYTIRFEDCTGPETNIKYMTDGMLLRECLMDLDLKTYSVIMLDEAHERTIHTDVLFGLLKQAVGRRPDLKLIVTSATLDAVKFSQYFFEAPIFTIPGRTFEVEVMYTKEPETDYLDAALITVMQIHLREPPGDILLFLTGQEEIDTACEILYERMKSMGPDVPELIILPVYSALPSEMQTRIFEPAPPGSRKVVIATNIAETSLTIDGIYYVVDPGFVKQKVYNSKTGMDSLIVTPISQAAAKQRAGRAGRTGPGKCYRLYTERAYRDEMLPTPVPEIQRTNLATTVLQLKTMGINDLLHFDFMDAPPVESLIMALESLHSLSALDNEGLLTRLGRRMAEFPLEPNLSKMLIMSVHLQCSDEILTIVSMLSVQNVFYRPKDKQALADQKKAKFNQPEGDHLTLLAVYNSWRNNKFSNAWCYENFVQIRTLKRAQDVRKQLLGIMDRHKLDVVSAGKNTVRIQKAVCSGFFRNAAKKDPQEGYRTLVDSQVVYIHPSSALFNRQPEWVIYHELVQTTKEYMREVTTIDPKWLVEFAPAFFKFSDPTKLSKFKKNQRLEPLYNKYEEPNAWRISRVRRRRN